In Paludisphaera rhizosphaerae, a single window of DNA contains:
- a CDS encoding leucine-rich repeat domain-containing protein yields MNPDAPSTDDLPPPKHSSRRLKVLLTVNALGLMLFAFLQLDRSTITRLGPWAESLYDAFHNYDPSAPSAAAKRFKAEVKSLRGMPIVTIVRPGFLGRIGRVENCDAVFRGPKYDGSMLHHLADSSGGQLHRLEIDNTNVTDPALQSLQQMPNLRELVIRCAQPARGQPETWTTISDAGLVHVGKLPRLQSLYLDGSPITDAGLASIQDLTELESLYLLRTEIRGPGLAQLKALPYLKTLHLDDAPLTDDGLKALAGATSLEDLSINGVALTAGRLPYLLAIPRLKQLQLSGSGLLDEELKALKQANPMLKIIGR; encoded by the coding sequence ATGAACCCCGACGCCCCTTCAACCGACGACCTGCCACCGCCGAAGCATTCCAGCCGTCGCCTGAAAGTGCTGCTGACGGTGAACGCCCTCGGCCTCATGCTGTTCGCGTTCCTCCAACTGGACCGATCCACGATCACTCGGCTCGGCCCCTGGGCGGAGAGCCTTTACGACGCCTTCCACAACTACGACCCGTCCGCCCCCAGCGCAGCCGCCAAACGGTTCAAGGCCGAGGTCAAGTCGTTGAGAGGCATGCCGATCGTGACGATCGTCCGCCCCGGATTTTTGGGACGGATTGGTCGAGTCGAGAACTGCGACGCAGTCTTCCGAGGCCCGAAGTACGACGGCTCGATGCTGCACCATCTCGCGGATTCGTCCGGCGGTCAGTTGCATCGTCTGGAGATCGACAACACCAATGTCACAGATCCCGCACTCCAATCCTTGCAGCAGATGCCCAACCTGCGGGAACTCGTGATCCGCTGCGCCCAACCCGCCCGGGGACAACCCGAAACTTGGACGACGATCTCCGACGCCGGTCTCGTCCATGTGGGAAAGCTCCCTCGACTCCAGAGCCTCTATCTCGACGGCTCACCGATCACCGACGCCGGACTGGCGTCGATCCAGGACCTGACCGAGCTGGAATCGCTTTACCTCCTCCGGACCGAGATTCGCGGCCCAGGACTGGCGCAGTTGAAAGCACTCCCGTATTTGAAAACCCTCCACCTGGACGACGCGCCGCTGACCGACGACGGCCTGAAGGCCCTCGCCGGCGCGACCTCACTCGAGGACCTTTCGATCAACGGCGTCGCGCTGACGGCTGGACGGCTTCCCTACCTGCTCGCGATCCCCCGCCTGAAACAACTCCAACTCTCCGGCTCGGGACTTCTCGACGAAGAGCTGAAGGCTCTGAAACAGGCCAATCCCATGCTCAAGATCATCGGTCGATGA